CAAAGATAATTATTTTTAATAGCGATGCATTTTAAGCTAAATTTTTTAATTTTTATTTTATTACAAATGCTGACAACGTAAACTGCTCAAAAAAGTAAATGATCGTATATTTGCCGCGCTTTATTTTTTATAATTCAAAATTTATCCTCACATGCTACAACGTATTCAATCGGTATTTCTTTTCATGGTGGTCGTCTTCGGTGTAATGACGCTTTTGCTGCCTATCGCCGGATTCACGGGCGAAATGAACATGCTCAGGTTTTATCTTTACTCTGTCGAAGAGTTATCTCCGGCACCTTTTGGCGATGCCACATCAGCTTTTGGCCGCTGGTTTACGCTGCCACTTGCACTGGGCCAGTTTCTAATCATCCTCATTGCCTTTATCACCATCTTTCAATACAAGCGGCGCATGCTGCAAATCAGGCTGAACCTGCTGAATATCTTTTTGAATGTGTTGCTCATCGGAGGCATTTTCTATTATGCAAACTTGCTCGAAACAGCTTCGGGAGTTACAGCCGATTATCAGATAGCCACAATCTTTCCGCTTTTATCACTGGTAATGATTTTTTTGGCCAACCATTTCATCCGCAAAGACGAGAAGCTGATACGTTCGTCCAACCGCCTGCGCTAGCGCAAGGCTCTCGTTTTCTCGAATATTTCCAGATTTTTGATCTCTTTCCCGTCGATGTCAAATCGCATCATGGTGATTACGTTGTGAAAACCTGAATTGCCGGCAGCCCCGGGGTTGAGATGCAACAGATTGTGCTTTTTGTCATAAATCACTTTGAGAATATGCGAATGGCCTGAGATGAATATGGCCGGATATTCTTTTGCTATAATGCGCCGGGCTTCGGGAGAGTATCTGCCTGGATATCCACCAATGTGTATCATCGCCAGCTTTGTGTCTTCTATTTTATCAATAAAAACCTCCGGACATTGCAGGCGCAAATCATGGTCATCAATATTACCATACACTGCTTTTACCTCGGCGAACTTACGCAATTCATCAAGAACGGATACGGAACCAATATCGCCGGCGTGCCATATCTGGCTACAGCCCGAAAAAAAATCGGCAGCACTTTCCGGGAAGCTTCCGTGGGTATCGCTTAAAAGTCCGATGCGTGTCATCCGTTATATTTGGTTGGCATTGTTGGAAGGAACGTACTGATGCTTGTTTTGATTGCTCAGGCTAAAGGTAATTTTTAGGGTCAGCACAGTGCGAACAGCCTCTCCGGCTTTGATGCCCGGAAACCAGCGCATCATTTTCAACAGCCGGATGGCCTCCTCATTGCAACCTGCACCCACACTTTGCAGCACCTTAATGTTGCTCACATTTCCTGAAGGCTCAGCCACGAAATAAAGCTCTACCGTACCCGTAACACCTTGTTTCAGAGCTGCGTCAGGATATTGAAGATGTTGATTGATGAAATCAGAAAAATTAGTAGCCATTTCATCAAACAATGGATGCGGTGACACATCAAGTTGCTGCACAGGATATATTTCTACCGAGACACTCACCGGCTCATGCGGATAAGATACCTGATCGTAGCTGCGCTGGCGCACACAACGTTTGTATTTTTTCAAATTAAAATCAAATGGAATCTCCTGCTGCTGGTCGATATACACACCGTTGGCCATCGCCGGAACCCATTGCAGCAAATGGAAAAGCCGCAGTGCTTCTTCGTCGAGATTCTTACTTACGCTTTTTACAACACGTGCATCTGCAATGCTGCCATGACTTTTTACTGTGAAGGCAATTATTACAGTACCCTCCTGCTTTGCTTCACGCGCTGCCGCCGGATAGACCATTTCAGTCCTCATGAGGTCGCGCATAGCCGACTTGCCGCCATAAGGGTGTGCATCTACAAAAGTGCCCATTTGCGCATCCGCCGGCAATGCCGCAAGCAATATCATCAACAATTGGCAAATTTTTGAAATCATACCACTCATTGTTTTTATGGGTAAAAATTAATAACGGCTTAAAGGTAAAATAATTTTGATATCCCGAACCGTCTGCAGCTACACATTTTTTAATATTTTTATCGCAAATTTAAACTATGGATTTATTGTTCACACTCATAATGGTTGCTGCCGGCCTGGCCGTTGGGGGTGTTGGTGGTTTTTTTATTTCGCACCAACGGCTAACTGCAAGCCGTAAACAACACGAATTGACACAGAAACAACTTGGCGATCTCCTCGTCGACCAACGGGTAAATCAGCAGCAGCTAGACGAAAAAACCCGGCAGGCTCTTCAACTCGAAGCAGAACTGGGAACAAACCGGCAGGAGCTTTTGAGTATCTCCACACAACTGGCCTCCAGAGATACACAAATAGATCATCTCAACCTGAAGCTCAGCGAAAACAAGGAGGAACTGGAGAAAATTTACGCTAAGTTTTCGGATGAGTTTAAAAATCTCTCCAATGAAATCCTGTCGCGCGAGAGTCTCCATTTTACCGAAACCAACAAAGCCAACATGGAGCTGCTGCTAAAACCGCTGGGCGAGCGCATCCGTGATTTTGAGAAAAAGATAGAGGAGGTTTATGATAAAGAATCTCAACAACGCTTTTCGCTAAAGGAAGAGGTGGTGCGGCTTGCCGAGCTCAATAAGCAAATGAGCCTGGAAGCGCAAAACCTGACGCAGGCGTTGAAAGGACAGGCCAAAACGCAGGGCGGCTGGGGCGAGATGATCCTGGCGACGCTCCTCGAACAGTCGGGGCTGGTGAAAGGACGCGAGTTTGAAGTGCAGAAATCATTTACCGACCAAACGGGCAGCCGCCTGCAACCCGACGTGGTTCTGCGCCTTCCCGACAACAAAACCGTAGTGATCGACGCCAAAGTTTCGCTCACAGCCTACGAACGCTACGCCAACTGCCAGCAGGAAGAGATGCAAACTGTCGAGCTGAAAAACCATCTGATTTCTGTAAAAAAACATATCGACGAGCTGGCAGCAAAAAACTACCAGCACATCTACCAAATCAACAGCCTCGACTTTGTACTGCTGTTTATGCCCATCGAGCCGGCCTTTATGCTGGCTATGCACCACGATGGCGGATTGTGGAATCATGCTTTCCGGAAAGGCGTGTTGCTGGCAGGCCCGGCTAATTTAATCGCCATTCTGAAAATGACCGCAGCCCTCTGGCAGAAAGAGTATCAAAACCGTAATGTGCTGGAGATTGCCGCGGAAAGCGGAAAACTTTACGATAAGTTTGTTGCATTCGTCGGCGACCTCGACGATATAGGCGATAAACTTAAAGCTGCCCAAAACTGTTACGATAAAGCCTACAACAAACTAAGCACCGGGCGGGGCAACCTTGTGAACCGCGCCGAAAAAATTAAAATGCTTGGCGCACAAACCACACGTGAATTACCAAAAAATCTTCTTGAAAATGGCCAATAACAAACTCATCCATTTATACCACAACCAGTGTTTTGGAAAAACCTTGCTGATCTTAGCTATTATTTTGGCTACAGCCACCTGCAAAACCACCAACCAAACCACCTACACCAATCTGGCTGCACACTATCAGCCGGACGAGGAATCGGCCATCAGCGGTATCCGCATCTTTCACGAAACCGACAGCCTCACACGCGTATATCTGCAATACAGCACCGGTGGGCTGCTCTACCAGCAACCGCCTAACAAAGAATTTCTGCAGGCAAATTATTCCATCAGCTACCAGCTGTTTTCGTCGTACGAATGTAGCACAGTGCTCGACGAGCAGACTTTCCGTTTTTCTGATTCGCTCTATGCAACCAGCGCCGCCGAGCTTACTTTCGATTTTGCCGTGCAGGCTTTTGCCCCCGAAACCTATCTGCTGCAAATACGCTTTGCCGATCTCAACAAAGATGAAGCGGTGCTCTATCCGCGCATGATTTATAAAGCGTCGCCCGGCAACACCCAAAACTTTTTGCCTGTGGACGAAAATGGCGCCATCGTTTACACCGACTGGATTAGTTGGAAAACCAAGTTCAATGTGAGAACCAACCGCCGCGACCTGGGCAAAATGGTGGTGAGTTATTTTGAAGAATCGTTTCCACCTGCAATTCCGCCCTTTGCGGGAAGTCATCCTGAAGCCTACCAATACCGCCCACAAAAAACAACGCTGTTACCTTTGGCGAACGGCCAAAGCGAATATGTGCAATATGTTAAAGAAGGAATCTATCATTTTCAAAACGACACCACACAGCGCGAAGGACTGACGCTTTTTCGTTTTTACGATGATTACCCGGAAGTAACGCGGCCGAAGCAGATGGTGGAACCGTTGCGCTATCTTACCTCCAACACCGAATTTAAACAACTCGAACAATCCCTTGACCCGCGCCAGGCCATCGACAGCTTTTGGGTAGCTACAGCGGGCAATCCAGAACGCGCCACCGAACTTATCCGCGATTATTACAGTCGGGTGCAGTATGCCAACCGCTACTTTACTTCCCACAAAGAAGGCTGGAAAACCGACCGCGGCATGCTGTACATTATTTATGGTGCGCCCTCCACGGTTTATCGCCGCAAGGATATCGAGACATGGATTTATGGCAAACAGGGCAACAGGGTATTTCTGCGTTTCGACTTTATCCGCGCCATCAATCCTTTTACCAACAACGACTTCGAGCTGCAACGCGACCCACAGTTTAAAGAACAATGGTACAACGCCGTCTATTTCTGGCGACGGTAGGAATAAGTCGGGATCGCGCATGGTGCCTGGCGCATGGCGCATGACGCAGGTGGTTGAGTTCGCAGTCTTAGTTATATCAATGAGGTGATTTGAAAACTGTGACAGAAAGAATCTC
This genomic window from Bacteroidales bacterium contains:
- a CDS encoding metallophosphoesterase family protein — protein: MTRIGLLSDTHGSFPESAADFFSGCSQIWHAGDIGSVSVLDELRKFAEVKAVYGNIDDHDLRLQCPEVFIDKIEDTKLAMIHIGGYPGRYSPEARRIIAKEYPAIFISGHSHILKVIYDKKHNLLHLNPGAAGNSGFHNVITMMRFDIDGKEIKNLEIFEKTRALR
- a CDS encoding GWxTD domain-containing protein; translation: MANNKLIHLYHNQCFGKTLLILAIILATATCKTTNQTTYTNLAAHYQPDEESAISGIRIFHETDSLTRVYLQYSTGGLLYQQPPNKEFLQANYSISYQLFSSYECSTVLDEQTFRFSDSLYATSAAELTFDFAVQAFAPETYLLQIRFADLNKDEAVLYPRMIYKASPGNTQNFLPVDENGAIVYTDWISWKTKFNVRTNRRDLGKMVVSYFEESFPPAIPPFAGSHPEAYQYRPQKTTLLPLANGQSEYVQYVKEGIYHFQNDTTQREGLTLFRFYDDYPEVTRPKQMVEPLRYLTSNTEFKQLEQSLDPRQAIDSFWVATAGNPERATELIRDYYSRVQYANRYFTSHKEGWKTDRGMLYIIYGAPSTVYRRKDIETWIYGKQGNRVFLRFDFIRAINPFTNNDFELQRDPQFKEQWYNAVYFWRR
- the rmuC gene encoding DNA recombination protein RmuC is translated as MDLLFTLIMVAAGLAVGGVGGFFISHQRLTASRKQHELTQKQLGDLLVDQRVNQQQLDEKTRQALQLEAELGTNRQELLSISTQLASRDTQIDHLNLKLSENKEELEKIYAKFSDEFKNLSNEILSRESLHFTETNKANMELLLKPLGERIRDFEKKIEEVYDKESQQRFSLKEEVVRLAELNKQMSLEAQNLTQALKGQAKTQGGWGEMILATLLEQSGLVKGREFEVQKSFTDQTGSRLQPDVVLRLPDNKTVVIDAKVSLTAYERYANCQQEEMQTVELKNHLISVKKHIDELAAKNYQHIYQINSLDFVLLFMPIEPAFMLAMHHDGGLWNHAFRKGVLLAGPANLIAILKMTAALWQKEYQNRNVLEIAAESGKLYDKFVAFVGDLDDIGDKLKAAQNCYDKAYNKLSTGRGNLVNRAEKIKMLGAQTTRELPKNLLENGQ
- a CDS encoding energy transducer TonB yields the protein MISKICQLLMILLAALPADAQMGTFVDAHPYGGKSAMRDLMRTEMVYPAAAREAKQEGTVIIAFTVKSHGSIADARVVKSVSKNLDEEALRLFHLLQWVPAMANGVYIDQQQEIPFDFNLKKYKRCVRQRSYDQVSYPHEPVSVSVEIYPVQQLDVSPHPLFDEMATNFSDFINQHLQYPDAALKQGVTGTVELYFVAEPSGNVSNIKVLQSVGAGCNEEAIRLLKMMRWFPGIKAGEAVRTVLTLKITFSLSNQNKHQYVPSNNANQI
- a CDS encoding DUF4293 domain-containing protein, which produces MLQRIQSVFLFMVVVFGVMTLLLPIAGFTGEMNMLRFYLYSVEELSPAPFGDATSAFGRWFTLPLALGQFLIILIAFITIFQYKRRMLQIRLNLLNIFLNVLLIGGIFYYANLLETASGVTADYQIATIFPLLSLVMIFLANHFIRKDEKLIRSSNRLR